From Thermodesulfobium sp. 4217-1:
AGGTCCATTTTCTGATGTGCCTGCCTCCTCTTGGGTTTATAGGGCGTTGCAGGAAGAGGCGTCAAAGGGACTCATAGTTGGCTATGGGGATTCTACATTTTCAGGCAAGAGACTTGCTACGCGTTATGAGATGGCAATGGTGGTGGCAAGGATGCTAAATAATTTTGAAAAAGGGCAAGATGAGACAGGTAACAAGATAAGGCTTAATGCGAGCGACATAGCCACCCTTATGAAGT
This genomic window contains:
- a CDS encoding S-layer homology domain-containing protein → MRKLLLGFLTVSILLIMPTLAQAGPFSDVPASSWVYRALQEEASKGLIVGYGDSTFSGKRLATRYEMAMVVARMLNNFEKGQDETGNKIRLNASDIATLMKLAEEFKPELSSLDVKVLALEKKSVNDSLRFSGDATFSFGSESITYYK